One region of Hydrogenobaculum sp. Y04AAS1 genomic DNA includes:
- the dnaK gene encoding molecular chaperone DnaK — MAEKVLGIDLGTTNSVVAIMIGGEPVVIANQEGARLTPSIVSYTKEKEVLVGDPAKRRAVLDPENTIYESKRFIGRKYDEVLDEAKRVSYKVVPDDKQDAAFDIPNIGRKVRPEEIGAQVLKKLKEAAESYLGEKITKAVITVPAYFNERQRQATKDAGAIAGLEVQRILNEPTAAALAYGLDKQADVKILVYDFGGGTFDVSILEGGDGVIEVKATNGDTHLGGANIDERIMEWLISEFKKETNIDLKNDKTALQRLKEASEQAKKELSFKMETEINLPFITIDPDTKQPMHLQKKLTRARLEEMIKDLIDRTMEIVKRALEDAKLTPRDINEVVLVGGSTRIPLVQQKIKEFFGKEPHKGVNPDEVVAVGAAIQAGVITGEVKDILLVDVTPLSLGLETLGGVMTTLIPRNTPIPYKKCEVFTTASDNQTEVEIHVLQGERPMAKDNKSLGRFTLTGIPPAPRGVPQIEVCFDIDVDGILHVTAKDKATGKEQSIKIQAAGGLSKEDIEKMVREAEMHAEEDRKNKELIEARNRLDSLIYNLEKLLNEHKDKIPQDLAQEAETEISKGKQALNSADKNVIEEAYSKITDISNKIATSLYSSGQTPPPGDQNPPPDDGFNARPV, encoded by the coding sequence ATGGCAGAAAAAGTATTAGGTATAGACCTTGGAACTACAAACTCTGTTGTGGCTATAATGATAGGTGGTGAGCCGGTGGTTATAGCAAACCAAGAAGGAGCTAGGTTGACTCCTTCAATAGTTTCATACACAAAAGAAAAGGAAGTTTTGGTAGGTGATCCAGCCAAAAGAAGAGCAGTATTAGACCCAGAAAACACTATATACGAATCTAAAAGATTTATAGGTAGAAAATACGACGAGGTTTTAGATGAGGCGAAAAGGGTATCTTACAAGGTGGTACCAGATGACAAACAAGATGCAGCTTTTGACATACCAAACATAGGAAGAAAGGTAAGACCCGAAGAAATAGGGGCTCAAGTGCTCAAAAAACTAAAAGAAGCAGCCGAGTCCTACCTTGGTGAAAAGATCACAAAAGCGGTTATAACAGTACCAGCTTATTTTAACGAACGCCAACGTCAAGCTACAAAAGACGCCGGAGCTATAGCAGGTTTAGAAGTTCAAAGAATATTAAATGAACCAACAGCGGCAGCTCTGGCCTATGGACTTGATAAACAAGCAGATGTAAAAATATTGGTATATGACTTTGGTGGTGGTACTTTTGACGTATCTATACTAGAAGGTGGAGACGGTGTTATAGAGGTAAAAGCCACAAACGGCGATACGCATTTGGGTGGTGCTAACATAGATGAGCGTATAATGGAATGGCTTATCTCTGAGTTTAAAAAAGAAACCAACATCGATCTTAAAAACGATAAAACAGCACTCCAACGTCTAAAAGAAGCTTCAGAACAAGCTAAAAAAGAGCTTTCTTTCAAGATGGAAACGGAAATAAACCTACCATTTATAACCATAGACCCAGATACCAAACAACCTATGCACCTACAGAAAAAACTCACCAGAGCGAGATTAGAAGAGATGATAAAAGACCTCATAGATAGAACTATGGAGATAGTAAAAAGAGCCTTAGAAGATGCAAAGCTAACTCCAAGAGATATAAACGAAGTAGTCTTAGTAGGTGGTTCTACACGTATACCTCTAGTTCAACAAAAGATAAAAGAATTCTTTGGCAAAGAGCCTCACAAAGGTGTAAATCCAGATGAAGTAGTGGCGGTTGGTGCTGCTATACAAGCTGGTGTTATAACTGGTGAAGTAAAAGACATATTGCTTGTAGACGTAACACCCCTTTCTTTGGGTCTTGAAACGTTGGGTGGCGTAATGACAACCCTTATTCCAAGAAATACGCCAATACCTTACAAAAAATGCGAAGTATTTACCACAGCCTCAGACAATCAAACAGAGGTAGAGATACATGTGCTACAAGGTGAAAGACCAATGGCCAAAGACAACAAATCCCTTGGAAGATTTACTCTAACAGGTATACCACCAGCACCAAGAGGAGTACCACAAATAGAAGTATGCTTTGATATAGACGTTGATGGTATACTTCATGTGACCGCCAAAGACAAAGCTACTGGCAAAGAACAATCTATAAAAATCCAAGCCGCCGGTGGACTTTCCAAAGAAGACATAGAAAAGATGGTAAGAGAAGCGGAAATGCATGCTGAAGAAGATAGAAAGAACAAGGAGCTTATAGAAGCAAGAAATAGATTAGACTCACTTATTTACAACCTTGAGAAGCTTTTAAACGAACATAAAGACAAGATACCTCAAGATCTTGCCCAAGAAGCGGAAACTGAGATATCAAAAGGCAAACAAGCACTAAATTCCGCCGATAAGAATGTTATAGAAGAAGCTTACAGCAAGATAACAGATATATCCAACAAGATAGCTACAAGCTTATACTCTTCTGGCCAAACCCCACCGCCAGGCGACCAAAACCCACCACCAGATGATGGTTTTAACGCAAGACCAGTATAA